In Aspergillus luchuensis IFO 4308 DNA, chromosome 1, nearly complete sequence, the following are encoded in one genomic region:
- a CDS encoding DUF1748 domain-containing protein (COG:S;~EggNog:ENOG410PSHV;~InterPro:IPR013726;~PFAM:PF08520): MLGRLSHYAFDAVLISAFLAGVKRSTGLTLNSDKITDNKDFKKWIDNYLGVGEWVMDQSVAVLGSTSYFERKR; encoded by the exons ATG CTCGGACGTCTCAGCCACTACGCATTCGATGCGGTTCTTA TCTCTGCCTTCCTGGCTGGCGTGAAGCGCTCGACTGGATTAAC TCTCAACTCCGACAAAATCACCGATAACAAGGACTTCAAGAAGTGGATCGATAACTACCTGGGTGTTGGCGAGTGGGTGATGGATCAGTCTGTGGCTGTGTTGGGGTCCACGAGCTACTTCGAGCGCAAGCGGTAG
- the PYK1 gene encoding pyruvate kinase CDC19 (COG:G;~EggNog:ENOG410PFMR;~InterPro:IPR015793,IPR036918,IPR040442,IPR015795, IPR015806,IPR015813,IPR018209,IPR011037,IPR001697;~PFAM:PF00224,PF02887;~go_function: GO:0000287 - magnesium ion binding [Evidence IEA];~go_function: GO:0003824 - catalytic activity [Evidence IEA];~go_function: GO:0004743 - pyruvate kinase activity [Evidence IEA];~go_function: GO:0030955 - potassium ion binding [Evidence IEA];~go_process: GO:0006096 - glycolytic process [Evidence IEA]): MNFSHGSYEYHQSVIDNAREAAKTQVGRPLAIALDTKGPEIRTGNTPDDKDIPIKQGHELNITTDDQYATASDDKNMYLDYKNITKVISPGKLIYVDDGILSFEVLEVVDDKTIRVRCLNNGNISSRKGVNLPGTDVDLPALSEKDIADLKFGVKNKVDMVFASFIRRGSDIRHIREVLGEEGKEIQIIAKIENQQGVNNFDEILEETDGVMVARGDLGIEIPAPKVFIAQKMMIAKCNIKGKPVICATQMLESMTYNPRPTRAEVSDVANAVLDGADCVMLSGETAKGNYPNEAVKMMSETCLLAEVAIPHFNVFDELRNLAPRPTDTVESIAMAAVSASLELNAGAIVVLTTSGKTARYLSKYRPVCPIVMVTRNPAASRYSHLYRGVWPFLFPEKKPDFNVKVWQEDVDRRLKWGINHALKLGIINKGDNIVCVQGWRGGMGHTNTVRVVPAEENLGLAE, translated from the exons ATGAACTTCTCCCACGGTTCCTATGAG TACCACCAATCTGTTATCGACAACGCCCGTGAGGCCGCCAAGACCCAGGTCGGACGTCCTCTCGCCATTGCTCTCGATACC AAAGGTCCCGAGATCCGTACCGGAAACACCCCCGACGATAAGGATATCCCTATCAAGCAGGGCCACGAgctcaacatcaccaccgaTGATCAATATGCCACCGCCTCCGACGACAAGAACAT GTACCTCGACTACAAGAACATCACCAAGGTGATCTCTCCTGGCAAGCTCATCTATGTTGATGACGGTATCCTTTCCTTCGAGGTCCTCGAAGTCGTAGACGACAAGACCATCCGCGTCCGCTGCTTGAACAACGGCAACATCTCCTCCCGCAAGGGTGTTAACTTGCCCGGCACTGACGTTGACCTCCCCGCCCTTTCCGAGAAGGATATTGCCGATCTCAAGTTCGGTGTTAAGAACAAGGTCGACATGGTCTTCGCTTCTTTCATCCGCCGCGGTAGCGACATCCGCCACATCCGTGAGGTTCTgggtgaggagggcaaggagATCCAGATCATTGCCAAGATTGAGAACCAGCAGGGTGTCAACAACTTCGACGAGATCCTCGAGGAGACTGACGGTGTCATGGTTGCCCGTGGTGACCTTGGTATCGAGATCCCCGCCCCCAAGGTCTTCATCGcccagaagatgatgatcgcCAAGTGTAACATCAAGGGTAAGCCCGTCATCTGTGCCACTCAGATGCTCGAGTCCATGACATACAACCCTCGTCCCACTCGTGCCGAGGTGTCCGATGTTGCCAACGCCGTCCTTGACGGTGCCGACTGTGTCATGCTGTCGGGTGAGACCGCCAAGGGTAACTACCCCAACGAGGCCGTCAAGATGATGTCCGAGACCTGCCTGCTCGCCGAGGTCGCCATCCCTCACTTCAACGTGTTCGATGAGCTCCGCAACCTTGCTCCTCGCCCCACCGACACTGTCGAGTCCATCGCCATGGCTGCCGTTAGCGCCAGTCTGGAACTCAATGCTGGTGCCATTGTCGTCTTGACTACCAG CGGTAAAACTGCTCGCTACCTTTCCAAGTACCGCCCCGTGTGCCCCATTGTCATGGTCACCCGTAACCCCGCTGCCTCCCGG TACTCTCACCTGTACCGTGGTGTCTggcccttcctcttccccgagaagaagcccgaCTTCAACGTCAAGGTCTGGCAGGAGGATGTTGACCGCCGTCTCAAGTGGGGTATCAACCACGCCCTCAAGCTCggcatcatcaacaaggGTGACAACATCGTCTGTGTCCAGGGATGGCGCGGCGGTATGGGCCACACCAACACCGTCCGTGTGGTCCCTGCTGAGGAGAACCTTGGCCTGGCTGAGTAA
- the FAB1 gene encoding 1-phosphatidylinositol-3-phosphate 5-kinase FAB1 (BUSCO:EOG092600X0;~COG:T;~EggNog:ENOG410PG1R;~InterPro:IPR017455,IPR002423,IPR027410,IPR011011, IPR002498,IPR000306,IPR027409,IPR027484,IPR013083;~PFAM:PF01363,PF01504;~go_function: GO:0005524 - ATP binding [Evidence IEA];~go_function: GO:0016307 - phosphatidylinositol phosphate kinase activity [Evidence IEA];~go_function: GO:0046872 - metal ion binding [Evidence IEA];~go_process: GO:0046488 - phosphatidylinositol metabolic process [Evidence IEA]) — protein sequence MASQQSQGTSSPSASSVFLPLGRRGSRASVSTQAERESLHAALDQIHTAAYQSDALTVFNEFTSPPAPSSATDEKTISGELQGGLSGLYSRFRTSVGGIVGGVGKSSDKNTADDTGLKSPPSERSSIKPTHESSESHQQHAGSSQGSRLHSPAPGSQHSFQDSVSGAGKSAKHPPKSTNSSSKPLISPALKSPVPPLPKATGSSTAIDPMVTELHVNATHASSTNSVNLSTNSLQTVESAGTDREDGPHTASMSSSGWSQRLSNSPVLQVKSSSANEAPASHDISRTSTMGSQVPENFRRSDSQGTHEIEAALPGPLRKAKRSIDGTQDGIPFPPERLRSNSGASFSLDRINTASGSRTNSVTQYNSNEVAPFIEKQVPSGVATPLPMPDDEAQRKELPKPLVKHKTGERQSISSASRLPGYVASQASTAESVTGPPPLAPLNTSVDRVSGTDGRSWRPHASGDGVMSQLRSKLLSKEFWMRDENAKDCFHCGEPFSTFRRKHHCRTCGQIFDSKCTLLIPGDRFSQTGTIRVCKPCEAMINGHDDDSSEFSDSEQSPIPLHPRMSEFGAGIYPRIPSEEDDTSSVVSQSIEHVMKTPTMAIPATRRAGEGHNRRSAVLEISPDRPLARPTSSRSLKSSLSGRPHSMGHKRHHSRQQYIRSFKPHHDDRAPFQRRQIDDAVHESRLPAFHKDNIIDPDLAQYLSDDASSGEEQPNLMSAVSEGSLSKSGGESERTTFSGLLAAMKKGRHAFGDRSVAGLNSFGREPDDGSVSSSRAVNLPRASRRRNLSVASSIHQRHSPRASKDSMFNSLEQPPAVHVLPPGVPPSGFKMTRSSSMRGAGAPPVELNKASLQHVRKLLRQLLKDSSVPNVSKWETALLPILLKAADEVVPDVQGGDDMDIRHYIKLKKILGGRPGDTSYVSGLVFTKNLALKSMSRSIPQPKILIIAFPLEYARHQQHFMSLEPVIRQEREFLANLVSRIAALRPNLLLVEKNVSGLALELLEKANIATAYNVKSSVLEAVSRCTQTRIITSMDKLVTTPVHSDCGSFDVKTYVYNGRKKTYMYLSGCRKELGCTIVLRGGDSEVLAKVKRITEFMTYVVYNLKLETCLMRDEFAQMPALTDAEKEKKIDAGHDSNEGLSSSSPKDTITDPETASEVPDDVPRPTYYEDIVRDHETKVLSASPFVQFEPPYLLMRAREMERKLAYLKRLRDKDLNLDQPADEKAKSQKFILITPEMVHESPEGAPPKVKEVLRAAHDAEYDRALHHYQTQKRQWEAYVAGSVGLFDPYAHQNIVVLFSLVCTTTSIPCSGPDLLALEYYNEHGGDPIFEPDCTLGQYVEDICLHANAVCTANGCEKRMFEHHRQYVHGEAQISVFTQPYPSKLRGLQDTILMWSCCKICGNETQVFPMSESTWKYSFGKYLELSFWSKNLHARAGICPHDLQRDHLRFFGFKDVAIRIHYDSINLLEIIVPRTRVTWKVDNDLKLRNEVYQRMEHRITRFMVSVKARLKGINVESVIPKQAEDCKTQIEHLSKKANEDHILLIKQLQEKYTNSRYWEVIPLNEVLRSVQEKVVEWDAAFAEFEKNFFPSEKDIKRLATLQLKKIFLDKDVSVIPEEPPTTPNEADNEIIEMPERMRLTRRMTLSPEKAQDVLVSVVEEHSGEKDVAGSQESDAIKSDDVGSATLSSSSGSSQFSPPQAEIAAEKEVQHLDLATPLNHSEHPVLAPPTTKAIDSQEPRETSEPLEPSEPKATPTDSDVNSTEPTSEEPSVRQRKKSDEPERTPTPSRFPSAIPRLAEATLRRSGKSTSPPLFRAQTQPAPFHRDLGNDTTPIKGMKIAFGRLTPSDGAPSPPLDSRSRSSDNKKLSERFNLALRSGRMTPGSSLIPRSIPTRKNTRVSNLAKHFEQLSREFEKERQRERARRAAKGTHSRAIPIASSKPIVEVYKNVREAVEEREPSGEGEDFIPPASRVPPDQSGRNSDDMPRRDSEEESRQEDITQEPSAAKEEKEGASPEDEHVLSEVEGEEHSDEDRDDLQRLDSNDELKMSPEDESMDLKEFPKHERSTLLKLLTNFWSERSASGWAPLDYPLTMSDHVFADCDIIVREDEPSSLIAFALDSSDYKEKLEAIQRRYEEPDEKDTYEEDGNDALDETRVEHALLRSTGTHLKYQFQEGQAKMLCKVFYAEQFDALRKKCGVAERIVESLSRCAKWDSKGGKTKSLFLKTLDDRFILKSLSPIETQAFLKFAPAYFQIMSEALFHELPSAIAKMFGFYQVIIKNPATGTEFNWFLLLMENLFYDRVPTRIFDLKGSMRNRKVQSTGERNEVLLDENMVDFIYETPLFAREHSKKLLSQSVWNDTLFLGRQNVMDYSLMIAIDESRSELVVGVIDCIRTYTWDKKLESWIKDRGFAGGGKNRPTVTSPKEYKSRFREAMARYVLQAPSCWHQFQNSQLYRYAPVEHYPSQSYAAADADALEEMAS from the exons ATGGCTTCCCAACAGTCCCAGGGGACTTCGAGCCCCTCCGCCTCTTctgtcttccttcctctcggTCGCCGCGGTTCTCGAGCTTCTGTATCGACGCAGGCGGAACGTGAAAGTCTGCACGCAGCCCTCGATCAAATACATACCGCTGCCTACCAGTCGGACGCCTTGACAGTTTTCAACGAGTTTACGAGCCCTCCTGCCCCATCATCTGCAACAGACGAGAAAACCATATCCGGCGAGCTGCAAGGTGGGCTGAGCGGGCTATATAGTCGCTTTAGGACATCGGTGGGTGGTATTGTGGGCGGGGTTGGGAAATCTTCAGACAAGAATACCGCGGATGATACTGGTTTAAAAAGTCCTCCGTCAGAGCGCTCTTCCATAAAGCCTACCCATGAGTCTTCGGAATCCCATCAGCAACATGCGGGCTCGTCACAAGGCTCAAGGCTTCACTCACCGGCTCCTGGGAGCCAGCACTCCTTCCAGGATAGTGTTTCTGGAGCCGGGAAGAGCGCAAAACATCCTCCCAAATCAACGAATTCATCTTCGAAGCCGTTAATATCACCTGCGCTGAAATCCCCGGTGCCACCGTTACCCAAAGCTACGGGTAGCTCAACAGCCATTGACCCGATGGTAACCGAGCTTCATGTGAATGCTACTCATGCCTCAAGTACGAACTCGGTCAATCTTTCCACTAACAGCCTGCAAACTGTGGAGTCCGCTGGCACGGACAGGGAAGATGGCCCTCATACTGCATCCATGTCCTCATCGGGTTGGAGCCAGCGGCTCTCGAATTCCCCAGTATTACAGGTCAAATCCAGTTCCGCGAACGAAGCTCCAGCAAGCCATGATATCAGCAGAACGTCTACCATGGGAAGTCAGGTGCCTGAAAATTTTCGAAGGTCGGATTCACAGGGAACTCATGAGATAGAGGCTGCTTTGCCTGGCCCGCTGCGAAAGGCTAAACGTTCAATTGATGGAACCCAAGATGGTATCCCTTTCCCGCCTGAAAGGCTACGATCGAATTCAGGCGCGTCATTCAGCTTGGACAGAATCAACACGGCCTCTGGATCAAGGACGAATAGCGTCACTCAGTACAACAGCAATGAGGTAGCTCCATTCATTGAAAAGCAAGTTCCCTCTGGAGTTGCTACGCCATTGCCAATGCCCGATGATGAGGCTCAACGGAAGGAATTACCAAAGCCGCTAGTCAAACATAAGACTGGAGAAAGGCAGTCCATATCGAGTGCCAGCCGGTTGCCAGGATATGTGGCATCCCAAGCCTCCACAGCAGAGTCCGTAACTGGCCCACCACCGCTGGCTCCATTAAACACGTCTGTGGACCGCGTTTCTGGCACggatggaagaagctggcggCCGCATGCGAGTGGCGATGGCGTCATGTCCCAGCTCCGAAGCAAGCTACTAAGCAAAGAATTTTGGATGCGAGACGAAAATGCCAAAGATTGCTTCCATTGTGGCGAACCTTTCTCTACATTTCGACGAAAGCACCACTGTCGGACCTGCGGGCAAATTTTCGACTCTAAATGCACATTATTAATCCCGGGTGACCGGTTTAGCCAAACCGGAACAATACGTGTGTGCAAGCCTTGCGAGGCAATGATAAATGGCCATGACGACGATTCTTCCGAGTTCTCTGACAGCGAACAAAGCCCCATACCGCTCCATCCCCGGATGTCCGAATTCGGGGCGGGAATTTATCCGCGTATTCCttctgaggaggatgataccTCATCGGTTGTGTCTCAGTCCATCGAACATGTGATGAAGACTCCTACTATGGCCATTCCCGCGACACGGCgtgcaggagaaggccaCAACCGCCGCTCAGCTGTGCTTGAGATTAGCCCAGATAGACCTCTAGCCCGGCCGACGTCCTCAAGATCCTTGAAGTCGTCATTGAGTGGGAGACCTCATTCAATGGGCCACAAGCGTCACCATTCCCGTCAGCAGTACATCCGAAGCTTCAAACCTCACCACGATGACCGTGCACCGTTCCAGCGGCGCCAAATAGATGATGCCGTGCATGAGTCCCGGTTGCCTGCATTTCATAAAGATAATATCATCGATCCTGACCTGGCACAGTACCTCTCTGATGATGCCTCCAGTGGCGAGGAACAGCCCAATCTAATGTCTGCTGTATCAGAAGGCTCGTTGTCCAAAAGTGGTGGAGAAAGTGAGCGTACTACATTTAGCGGACTGCTTGCAGCCATGAAGAAAGGCCGACACGCGTTTGGAGATCGAAGTGTTGCTGGTTTAAACTCTTTTGGCCGCGAACCAGATGATGGTAGTGTTAGCAGCTCGAGAGCAGTAAATTTGCCTCGCGCTTCCCGTCGGCGCAATCTTAGTGTTGCAAGTAGTATTCATCAGCGTCACTCTCCGAGAGCATCGAAAGATAGCATGTTTAACTCCCTTGAACAACCGCCTGCTGTTCATGTTCTGCCCCCGGGAGTTCCACCAAGCGGCTTCAAAATGACCAGAAGCTCATCTATGAGAGGAGCAGGTGCGCCTCCGGTCGAGTTAAACAAGGCTAGCCTGCAGCATGTTCGCAAACTGCTGCGACAGCTCCTCAAAGACTCGTCCGTGCCAAACGTCTCCAAGTGGGAAACGGCTCTTTTGCCGATACTTCTTAAGGCAGCGGACGAGGTCGTACCGGACGTACAGGGGGGTGACGATATGGATATTCGTCACTATATAAAGCTGAAAAAGATCCTGGGTGGCCGACCAGGAGATACTTCCTATGTTTCCGGATTGGTATTCACGAAAAATCTTGCCCTCAAAAGTATGTCGAGGAGCATACCGCAACCAAAGATCTTGATAATAGCTTTCCCCCTCGAATATGCAAGGCATCAGCAACATTTTATGAGCCTGGAACCTGTGATCCGGCAGGAACGTGAATTCCTTGCGAATCTGGTGAGCAGAATAGCTGCTTTGCGACCTAACTTACTTCTCGTTGAGAAGAACGTCTCCGGCTTGGCCTTGGAGCTGTTGGAAAAGGCCAATATCGCAACCGCATACAATGTCAAGTCGTCAGTACTTGAAGCTGTGTCTCGATGCACTCAAACAAGGATCATCACCTCTATGGACAAATTGGTGACCACCCCGGTGCATAGTGACTGCGGCAGTTTCGATGTCAAGACATACGTGTACAATGGCCGGAAAAAGACGTACATGTATCTTTCTGGCTGCCGCAAAGAATTGGGTTGCACGATTGTTTTGCGCGGCGGTGATAGCGAGGTGCTTGCAAAGGTCAAAAGAATCACTGAATTCATGACTTACGTTGTCTACAACCTCAAACTGGAGACCTGCTTGATGAGAGATGAATTTGCGCAGATGCCGGCATTGACTGAtgctgagaaggaaaagaagatagatGCAGGACACGACTCTAACGAGGGGTTGAGCAGTTCCTCGCCTAAAGACACAATAACCGACCCGGAGACTGCAAGCGAAGTGCCCGACGACGTTCCGAGGCCAACTTACTACGAAGATATTGTTCGGGACCATGAAACGAAGGTTCTATCCGCGTCTCCGTTTGTCCAGTTTGAGCCACCCTACCTGCTCATGCGTGCCCGAGAGATGGAGCGGAAATTGGCTTATCTTAAGCGCCTCCGCGACAAAGACCTTAACCTTGACCAGCCAGCAGATGAGAAGGCTAAATCCCAGAAATTCATACTGATAACCCCTGAAATGGTTCATGAGTCACCCGAGGGTGCTCCACCTAAGGTTAAAGAAGTCCTACGCGCAGCCCATGATGCTGAGTATGATAGAGCTCTTCATCATTATCAAACCCAGAAACGTCAGTGGGAGGCTTATGTCGCCGGAAGCGTCGGCCTTTTCGATCCGTACGCCCACCAAaacatcgtcgtcctcttcaGCCTTGTCTGCACTACAACGTCAATTCCCTGCTCTGGTCCagatcttcttgcgctcGAGTACTACAACGAGCATGGCGGCGACCCGATATTCGAACCAGACTGTACTTTAGGACAGTATGTCGAGGATATCTGTCTACATGCAAATGCAGTATGTACGGCAAATGGTTGCGAGAAGCGAATGTTTGAGCACCACCGTCAGTATGTGCATGGTGAAGCCCAGATAAGCGTTTTCACCCAGCCCTACCCCTCAAAACTGCGAGGTCTCCAAGACACAATTTTGATGTGGAGTTGTTGCAAGATCTGTGGTAATGAGACTCAGGTCTTTCCGATGTCGGAAAGTACTTGGAAATACTCATTTGGGAAGTATTTGGAACTCTCCTTCTGGAGCAAGAACCTCCATGCTCGAGCGGGCATTTGCCCTCATGACTTGCAGCGTGACCACCTTCGCTTTTTTGGCTTCAAAGATGTTGCTATACGAATCCACTACGACAGCATCAACTTGCTTGAGATAATTGTTCCTAGAACCCGGGTTACATGGAAAGTGGACAATGACTTGAAACTCAGAAACGAGGTGTATCAGCGAATGGAGCATCGCATCACCCGGTTCATGGTTTCAGTCAAGGCGCGGCTGAAGGGGATCAATGTTGAGAGTGTTATCCCTAAGCAAGCCGAAGATTGCAAAACACAGATAGAGCATCTGAGTAAGAAGGCCAACGAGGACCACATCCTCTTGATCAAACAGCTACAGGAAAAATACACCAACTCGCGATACTGGGAAGTAATCCCTCTCAATGAAGTGCTCCGCTCCGTTCAGGAGAAAGTCGTCGAATGGGATGCTGCCTTCGCTGAATTTGAGAAGAATTTCTTCCCCTCGGAAAAAGATATCAAACGATTGGCTACTCTGCAGCTGAAGAAAATCTTCCTGGACAAGGATGTGTCGGTGATCCCCGAAGAGCCTCCTACCACACCAAATGAGGCTGACAATGAAATCATCGAAATGCCGGAACGGATGCGACTAACGCGCCGTATGACCCTTTCCCCGGAGAAGGCCCAGGATGTCCTAGTATCTGTTGTCGAAGAGCATTCGGGGGAGAAAGATGTTGCAGGAAGCCAGGAGAGTGATGCCATCAAGTCCGATGATGTCGGCTCTGCAACTCTCTCTTCCAGTTCAGGGAGCTCGCAGTTTTCACCCCCGCAGGCTGAGATTGCGGCCGAAAAAGAGGTGCAGCATCTGGATCTCGCAACACCTTTGAATCACTCTGAGCATCCGGTCCTAGCCCCGCCCACCACGAAGGCAATAGACAGTCAGGAGCCCCGGGAAACCTCGGAGCCACTGGAGCCATCAGAGCCAAAGGCTACCCCTACTGATTCTGACGTGAACTCGACGGAACCCACTTCTGAAGAGCCAAGTGTTCgtcagagaaagaaaagcgatGAACCTGAAAGAACTCCAACTCCAAGTCGTTTCCCATCTGCTATTCCCCGACTTGCCGAAGCTACTTTGCGACGCAGTGGAAAGTCTACATCTCCACCATTATTTCGGGCTCAAACGCAACCTGCTCCTTTCCACAGGGACCTCGGAAATGATACAACCCCAATAAAGGGCATGAAAATCGCCTTTGGCAGATTGACACCGTCTGATGGAGCTCCAAGTCCTCCACTGGACTCCAGGTCAAGGTCTTCGGACAACAAGAAGCTCTCGGAACGTTTCAATCTGGCCCTCCGAAGTGGAAGAATGACACCAGGCTCATCTCTCATACCGCGTTCTATTCCGACCCGAAAGAATACCCGAGTCTCGAACCTGGCTAAACACTTCGAACAATTGAGCCGTGAGTTTGAAAAGGAACGACAACGAGAAAGAGCGCGACGAGCTGCCAAAGGTACTCATTCTCGCGCAATCCCAATAGCTTCCTCGAAACCAATCGTCGAGGTATACAAGAATGTCAGGGAAGCAGTTGAAGAACGGGAGCCTTCTGGCGAAGGGGAAGATTTCATACCCCCAGCATCACGCGTCCCGCCGGACCAGTCAGGCAGAAACAGTGATGATATGCCGAGGCGGGATTCTGAGGAAGAGAGCAGGCAGGAGGATATTACACAGGAGCCTTCTGCAGctaaggaagaaaaggagggcGCTAGCCCGGAGGACGAACATGTCTTATCTGAGGTCGAAGGTGAGGAACACAGTGATGAAGACCGAGACGACCTGCAAAGACTAGACTCGAATGATGAGTTGAAGATGTCGCCTGAAGACGAGTCGATGGACCTGAAAGAGTTCCCCAAGCATGAGAGGAGTACGCTATTGAAGCTGCTGACCAACTTCTGGTCAGAGCGTTCTGCCAGCGGTTGGGCACCTCTAGATTATCCGCTTACCATGTCCGATCACGTTTTTGCGGATTGCGACATAATCGTGCGGGAGGACGAACCAAGCTCCCTGATCGCGTTCGCGCTGGACTCCAGCGACTACAAGGAGAAATTAGAAGCCATCCAAAGGCGCTACGAAGAGCCTGACGAGAAGGACACGTATGAAGAGGATGGCAACGATGCTTTGGACGAGACCCGGGTCGAACATGCACTCTTGAGGTCGACAGGTACACATCTGAAGTATCAATTCCAGGAAGGTCAAGCGAAAATGCTGTGCAAGGTATTTTATGCGGAGCAGTTTGATGCCTTACGGAAGAAATGTGGAGTCGCAGAGCGGATTGTAGAATCGCTCTCTCGATGTGCCAAATGGGACTCCAAGGGAGGAAAGACCAAATCCCTATTCTTGAAGACTCTCGACGATCGCTTCATTCTCAAATCGCTGTCGCCCATTGAAACACAGGCATTCCTGAAATTCGCCCCAGCGTATTTCCAGATTATGTCCGAGGCACTGTTTCATGAGCTGCCGTCTGCAATTGCGAAGATGTTTGGTTTCTACCAAGTGATCATCAAGAACCCCGCTACTGGGACAGAGTTTAACTGGTTCCTCCTGTTGATGGAGAACTTGTTCTACGATCGTGTTCCTACTCGGATTTTCGATTTGAAGGGCTCCATGCGGAATCGCAAAGTCCAGAGTACGGGAGAACGCAACGAGGTTTTGCTAGATGAGAACATGGTGGACTTCATCTACGAAACACCGTTATTTGCGCGGGAGCACTCAAAGAAGCTTCTGAGCCAGAGCGTCTGGAATGATACTCTATTCCTAGGGCGCCAAAACGTGATGGATTACTCACTTATGATCGCTATCGACGAGAGCCGTTCAGAGCTCGTGGTTGGCGTGATCGATTGCATCCGCACGTACACCTGGGATAAGAAACTAGAATCTTGGATTAAAGATCgtggattcgctggtggtggaaagAACAGACCTACCGTCACCAGTCCGAAGGAGTACAAGAGTCGATTTAGAGAGGCGATGGCGCGATACGTGCTCCAGGCCCCAAG CTGTTGGCACCAATTCCAAAATTCCCAGCTCTACAGATACGCCCCAGTCGAACACTACCCGAGCCAGAGTTATGCCGCCGCGGACGCTGATGCCCTCGAGGAGATGGCAAGCTGA